A genomic region of Anopheles aquasalis chromosome Y, idAnoAquaMG_Q_19, whole genome shotgun sequence contains the following coding sequences:
- the LOC126579551 gene encoding phosphoribosyl pyrophosphate synthase-associated protein 2 isoform X2, with amino-acid sequence MDAPATSDIVIINGNSHPDLANLIANRLGVANGGCAVYHKTNRESMVEIGDSVRGKDIYIIQTGTKDVNNNIMELLIMAYACKTSSAKSIVGVIPYLPYSKQCKMRKRGCIVSKLLAKMMCTSGLSHIITMDLHQKEIQGFFDCPVDNLRASPFLLQYIQESIPDYRNSVIVARNPGSAKKATSYAERLRLGIAVIHGEQKESEADEVDGRNSPPTLPKSRTMDVSGGVPIHPAKEKPPINVVGDVGGRIAIMVDDMIDDVQSFVAAAEVLKDRGAYKIYVLATHGLLSQDAPRLIEDSAIDVVVVTNTIPHEIQKMQCHKIKTIDISILLAEAIRRIHNKESMSYLFKNVTLED; translated from the exons ATGGATGCGCCGGCCACGTCCGACATCGTGATCATCAACGGGAACTCGCATCCAGATCTGGCGAACCTGATTGCCAA CCGGCTCggtgtggccaacggtggttgTGCCGTCTATCACAAGACGAACCGAGAATCGATGGTCGAGATCGGTGACTCGGTTAGGGGCAAGGACATCTACATCATTCAAACGGGCACAAA GGATgtgaacaacaacatcatggAGCTACTGATCATGGCGTACGCGTGCAAAACCTCATCGGCCAAGTCGATCGTCGGTGTCATACCGTACCTGCCGTACTCGAAGCAGTGCAAGATGCGCAAGCGCGGCTGCATTGTCTCGAAGCTGCTGGCGAAGATGATGTGCACGTCCGGGCTATCGCACATCATCACGATGGATCTGCACCAGAAGGAGATACAGGGCTTCTTCGACTGCCCGGTCGATAATCTGCGCGCCTCACCGTTCCTGCTGCAGTATATTCAGGAGAGCATCCCCGATTACCGCAACTCGGTGATCGTGGCCCGCAACCCTGGTTCGGCAAAGAAGGCAACGTCGTACGCGGAGCGGCTACGCCTGGGCATCGCCGTGATACACGGCGAACAGAAGGAGTCAGAGGCGGACGAGGTGGACGGGCGCAACTCACCGCCTACTCTGCCCAAATCGCGCACGATGGACGTATCCGGAGGCGTGCCAATTCATCCGGCAAAGGAAAAGCCCCCAATAAACGTGGTCGGCGATGTGGGCGGGCGGATCGCGATTATGGTCGACGATATGATCGACGACGTGCAGTCGTTCGTGGCCGCCGCTGAAGTACTCAAAGACCGGGGCGCGTACAAGATCTACGTCCTAGCGACGCACGGGCTGCTCAGCCAGGATGCGCCACGCCTGATCGAGGACTCGGCAATCGATGTGGTTGTGGTGACCAACACCATCCCGCATGAGATTCAGAAGATGCAATGTCACAAAATCAAAACGATCGACATCAGTATTCTGTTGGCCGAGGCGATCCGGCGCATCCACAACAAGGAATCGATGTCCTATCTCTTCAAAAACGTTACCCTTGAGGACTGA
- the LOC126579551 gene encoding phosphoribosyl pyrophosphate synthase-associated protein 2 isoform X1, with protein sequence MLLSHNKFGSLRPAKHLKVDKMDAPATSDIVIINGNSHPDLANLIANRLGVANGGCAVYHKTNRESMVEIGDSVRGKDIYIIQTGTKDVNNNIMELLIMAYACKTSSAKSIVGVIPYLPYSKQCKMRKRGCIVSKLLAKMMCTSGLSHIITMDLHQKEIQGFFDCPVDNLRASPFLLQYIQESIPDYRNSVIVARNPGSAKKATSYAERLRLGIAVIHGEQKESEADEVDGRNSPPTLPKSRTMDVSGGVPIHPAKEKPPINVVGDVGGRIAIMVDDMIDDVQSFVAAAEVLKDRGAYKIYVLATHGLLSQDAPRLIEDSAIDVVVVTNTIPHEIQKMQCHKIKTIDISILLAEAIRRIHNKESMSYLFKNVTLED encoded by the exons ATGCTTCTGAGTCACAATAA ATTCGGAAGCCTACGGCCGGCGAAACACCTGAAGGTCGACAAAATGGATGCGCCGGCCACGTCCGACATCGTGATCATCAACGGGAACTCGCATCCAGATCTGGCGAACCTGATTGCCAA CCGGCTCggtgtggccaacggtggttgTGCCGTCTATCACAAGACGAACCGAGAATCGATGGTCGAGATCGGTGACTCGGTTAGGGGCAAGGACATCTACATCATTCAAACGGGCACAAA GGATgtgaacaacaacatcatggAGCTACTGATCATGGCGTACGCGTGCAAAACCTCATCGGCCAAGTCGATCGTCGGTGTCATACCGTACCTGCCGTACTCGAAGCAGTGCAAGATGCGCAAGCGCGGCTGCATTGTCTCGAAGCTGCTGGCGAAGATGATGTGCACGTCCGGGCTATCGCACATCATCACGATGGATCTGCACCAGAAGGAGATACAGGGCTTCTTCGACTGCCCGGTCGATAATCTGCGCGCCTCACCGTTCCTGCTGCAGTATATTCAGGAGAGCATCCCCGATTACCGCAACTCGGTGATCGTGGCCCGCAACCCTGGTTCGGCAAAGAAGGCAACGTCGTACGCGGAGCGGCTACGCCTGGGCATCGCCGTGATACACGGCGAACAGAAGGAGTCAGAGGCGGACGAGGTGGACGGGCGCAACTCACCGCCTACTCTGCCCAAATCGCGCACGATGGACGTATCCGGAGGCGTGCCAATTCATCCGGCAAAGGAAAAGCCCCCAATAAACGTGGTCGGCGATGTGGGCGGGCGGATCGCGATTATGGTCGACGATATGATCGACGACGTGCAGTCGTTCGTGGCCGCCGCTGAAGTACTCAAAGACCGGGGCGCGTACAAGATCTACGTCCTAGCGACGCACGGGCTGCTCAGCCAGGATGCGCCACGCCTGATCGAGGACTCGGCAATCGATGTGGTTGTGGTGACCAACACCATCCCGCATGAGATTCAGAAGATGCAATGTCACAAAATCAAAACGATCGACATCAGTATTCTGTTGGCCGAGGCGATCCGGCGCATCCACAACAAGGAATCGATGTCCTATCTCTTCAAAAACGTTACCCTTGAGGACTGA